The following DNA comes from Micromonospora chokoriensis.
GGCGGTGGGCCTGGCGAGTGTGCCGAGCCCACCCCGGACGGACTGCTCGGCCTGGTTCAGTTGCCTGTCGCCGGGGGAGTCCCTGGCGCTGGTCATGCTGGTGTGGGGTGGGCCGGTGCTGGCCGGGTTGCTCGTCGTGACGGCGCTGGTGACCGCGCTGGTCGTCCGGCTGGTGCCCTCGGCGGTGCTCGCCGGCACCCTGTCCGCCCTGGTCACCGTCACGATCTGCGCGGCCGTGTACGCGGGGCGCTCGTGAGGCGGCTCGGCCTCGGAGGTCTCTTCTTCGTCTGGTTGTACGGGGTGCCGTTCCTGCTCGTGGTGGGCCTGATCCGGCGCACCTCGCAGCCGTACGCGCCGACCCACGAGGCGGCGCAGGCGTTCGGCGCCGGCACGGACGCCGTGCTGATCGCCGCTCTCCTGCTCAACGCGCTGCCGATCGTCGGGCTGTGGCTGGCCGGCGAGGCGGACTGGCACCGGCACTTCCGCTGGGCGGTCGGCGGGATGGTGGTGGTGTATCTGCTGGTCGTCCTGGTCGGCCGGATGGCCACCGGCGTCCTGATCGGCCACACGCCCGCCGACGACGAGCCCGCCCCGGCGGTCACCCAGTGCATACCGCGCAGCGGCGGCCGGGGCTGCCCCGGCGGGTGAGCCGGGCCGGCGTTCCGGGGTGACGGCGGCGCTGCCGTCACCCCGGCACCGGTCAGGAGATGTCGCGTCGACGCATCAGCAGGGTGCCGACCACGCCGGTCACCACCGCGTACCCGATCAGGACGGCGGCCCCGGCCCAGCGCGGCGGGTTGCCCGGGATGTCGGCCCCGGTGACCATCAGCGACGAGGCCAGTGACGGCACCAGCAACTGAAGGTTGTTGATCCAGTCACCCCACCGGTCGGCCAGGATGGCGATCACGAAGATGGCGCCGATCGAGCCGCCCAGGTAGAGCAGGATGCCGGTCACCGTGGCACCGATCTGGCTGCGCAGCAGCACGCCGATGCCGACTCCGAACACCGCCCAGAGCAGGTAGGCGAGCAGGTTCAACCCGATCGCCCGCCACGCGGCCTCGTTGCCCAGTTGTGAGTCGAGCCCGATGGCGTTCAGCACCGCCGAACCGGCAACCAGGTTGAACGCGGTGGTCACCAGCCAGAACAGCAGCGCCAGCACGCCCGCCGCGACCAGCTTGGCGCTCATCACGGCGGTGCGGTGCGGGTTGGTGAGGAACGTGGTGGTGACCGTCTGGTGGAAGAACTCGCTGGTCACCACGATGATGCCGAGCAGCATCACGATCAGCAGGCCGAAGAACTGCCCGGTGGTGAACAGGTTCGAGGAGAGCGCGTCCGCGCTGGACGCCGCCGCCAGGGTGTCGGCCTGGTCGGCCGGCACCTCGCCGAGGTTGCCGTTGGTCAGGGTGTCGGCCTGCAACCAGTTGATCAGCAGGGTGAGCGCCCAGAGCGGCAGCGAGATGAGCGCGAAGATCCACCAGGTGTTGGTGGTGCGGATCTTGAGCAGCTCGGATCGGACCAGGTTCATCGGATGCCCGCCTTTCCGGCCGTCAGCTCCAGGAAGACCCGTTCCAGGTCGGGCCGTTCGGTGGTCAGTTCGTGCAGTTCCACGCCGGCCGCGAGGGCGGCGCGGCCGATGGTCGGCGCGTCCACCCCGCTGACCAGGAGCACGCCCTGCTCGTCGACGTTCACTGTCGCCGACTGCGCCTTGAGCGCTGTGGTCAGCGCCTCCGCCTGCGGCGTACGCACGCGGACCTGCGCGCCCTGCGCCATCGACCCGAGCACCTGGTCGACCGGGCCCTGCCGGATCAACTGGCCGGCAGCGATGATCACCACGTCGTCGGCGAGCAGCTGCATCTCGGACAGCAGGTGGCTGGAGACCAGCACCGTACGACCCTCGTGGGCGAGGTTCTTGAGGAACCCACGCATCCACCGGATGCCCTCCGGGTCCAGCCCGTTGGCCGGCTCGTCCAGGATCAGTACCCGGGGGTCACCGAGCATCGCCGCGGCGATGCCGAGCCGCTGCTTCATGCCCAGCGAGTAACCCTTGAACTTGCGCTTCGCCGCCGGGGTCAACCCGACCAGTTCCAGCACCTCGTCGGCCCGCCGCTTGGGCAGCCCGGCCGCCGCGCAGATGACCCGAAGGTGGTTGATGCCGGTGCGACCCTTGTGCGCGCTGGACGCCTCCAGCACCGCGCCGACGTGCCGCAGCGGGTCGGCGAGGTCCGCGTACCGACTGCCGCTGATGGTGGCCGTGCCGGCGGTCGGCGTGACCAGGTTCAGCAACATGCGCAGCGTGGTGGTCTTTCCAGCGCCGTTCGGGCCGAGGAAGCCGGTCACCCGCCCCGGCGCCACGGTGAAGGACAGGTTGTTCACCGCCCGGACGTTCTTGTACTGCTTCGTCAGACCGGACACCGCGATCTGACCGTCGCTGGTGGGGCTTCTCTGCCCGTCAGTCATCGTTCTCCTCCCGTGCGTGGCGTCGAGGTACGCCGTGGCACAGCGTGACGGCCCAATGCAACAAGGTCAATCAGGCGCGGTCCGTATGTCCCGCTCCGTCTCAGGGTGGAGGTGGGTCCTCCCTGGGGTTGACGACCGGGATCAGCGGGCGATCCAGGTCGCCCGTGCCGCGCCCAGCAGCGCGCCGTCCGGGCGGTACAGGCTGGTGTGCACCGTTGCCTTGCGCCCGTCGACGCCGAGCAGCGCCCCGGTCACCACGCACTCGTCGCCCGGCGCCGGCAGCGCCGCGACCACGGCGGCGATCCGGCCCAGCAGGTACGGGCGTCCCGGCGCGAGCACCGTCCACCCGCCGGGACAGTCCAACGCCGCCCAGACCGTGGCCTCGCTGACCTGCTCGGGTGCCCGGAACGGCGCGGCGGTCCGCCCGTCCGGCAGCCGACCGGGGAAGATCCGCAGCCCGTCGGCCCGCTGCGGCCCACAGACGTAACAGCCGGGGAACGGATGCTCGACCAGCCCCGGGTAGCGGGTCGCGGCGGCCACCGCGGTCTCCAGGTCGACCGGGGGTACGACCGCGTCGACCGCGTCGACCCGGCGTACCTCGGCCACGAGTTCCCCCGCCGGGTCCCGGACCTCGCCGTCGACCAGCCGCAGCTCGGTCTCCAGTGGCGGTGGCCGGCGCAGTGTCACCTCGACCGGTCCGGTGCCGCCCGCCGCTGCGGCGAACACCCCCGCGCTCCATCCGCCGTTGCCGGAGCCGGTAGGCCCGTTGTAGCGGGACTCGATGCGCATCGTCGACCTCCAGGTGCGTACCGGCGTCCTCGCCGGCCGTCCCGGCAGCCTCGCACGGGCGGAACCCTGTGGTGCTCGCGGTCTCGCCTGCCGGCGTTCATCCGATCGACACCGGTGGTCCCCGTGAATGGCAACCCGGGCACCTACACAGATCCCATGGCCGTTCTGCATGCCGCTGGCGCACCCCTGAAGACCAGCGGATACACCCTGCTGATCGCCGACGACCCCACCCAGGTCGCGGCCGCGCAACGCCTGCGCCACGAGGTGTTCGCCACCGAGCTCGGCGCCACCCTCCGTCCCGGCCAGGCCGGGCTGGACGTGGACCCCTTCGACGCGTACTGCGACCACCTGATCGTCCGTGAGGACAGCACCGGCGCGGTGGTCGGCACCTACCGGCTGCTGCCGCCCGGCCGGACCCCCCGCCGGTACGCCGAGGGCGAGTTCGACCTCACCGCGCTCGACTCCCTGCGCGACGACCTGGTGGAGACAGGCCGGTCCTGTGTGCATCCGGACCACCGCTCCGGCGCGGTGATCAACCTGATGTGGGCGGGCCTCACCCGCTACCTGCACCTGCGCGGCTCCCGCTGGCTCGGCGGCTGCGCCTCGGTGCCGGTGGACGACGGCGGACGGACGGTCACCGAGGTCTGGGCCCAGGCCCAGGCCCGGCACCTGTCGCCGCCGCCGCTGCGGGTCCGTCCCCTCCGACCCTGGTTCGCCGAGCCGGCCGCCGCCACTCCGGTGACCGCCGCCGAGCCGGCCGGGCGCGTCGTGGTGCCGCCGCTGCTGCGGGGCTACCTCCGGCTCGGCGCGTGGATCTGCGGTGCACCCGCGTACGACAGTGACTTCGGGTGCGCGGACTTCTACGTGCTCTTCTCACTGGACCGGATGAACCCGCGGTACCTGCGGCACTTCCTGGGCGGGGAGCAGCGGTGACCGCCGTGGCGCACGACCTGTGGCGGCCCTCCTCGGGCTGCGGCGACGACTGCCTGCCGGCGGCCGGCGAGGTGCCCACCGTGCCGGTGGCCCGTCGGGTGCTGCGACTGGCGGCGGCGGCCGGCATGCTGGTCGCCGGGGTCGGCCTGGTGCTGCTGCTGCCGGTGCTTCCGACCCGGGA
Coding sequences within:
- a CDS encoding ABC transporter ATP-binding protein → MTDGQRSPTSDGQIAVSGLTKQYKNVRAVNNLSFTVAPGRVTGFLGPNGAGKTTTLRMLLNLVTPTAGTATISGSRYADLADPLRHVGAVLEASSAHKGRTGINHLRVICAAAGLPKRRADEVLELVGLTPAAKRKFKGYSLGMKQRLGIAAAMLGDPRVLILDEPANGLDPEGIRWMRGFLKNLAHEGRTVLVSSHLLSEMQLLADDVVIIAAGQLIRQGPVDQVLGSMAQGAQVRVRTPQAEALTTALKAQSATVNVDEQGVLLVSGVDAPTIGRAALAAGVELHELTTERPDLERVFLELTAGKAGIR
- a CDS encoding ABC transporter permease subunit, whose amino-acid sequence is MNLVRSELLKIRTTNTWWIFALISLPLWALTLLINWLQADTLTNGNLGEVPADQADTLAAASSADALSSNLFTTGQFFGLLIVMLLGIIVVTSEFFHQTVTTTFLTNPHRTAVMSAKLVAAGVLALLFWLVTTAFNLVAGSAVLNAIGLDSQLGNEAAWRAIGLNLLAYLLWAVFGVGIGVLLRSQIGATVTGILLYLGGSIGAIFVIAILADRWGDWINNLQLLVPSLASSLMVTGADIPGNPPRWAGAAVLIGYAVVTGVVGTLLMRRRDIS
- a CDS encoding GNAT family N-acetyltransferase → MAVLHAAGAPLKTSGYTLLIADDPTQVAAAQRLRHEVFATELGATLRPGQAGLDVDPFDAYCDHLIVREDSTGAVVGTYRLLPPGRTPRRYAEGEFDLTALDSLRDDLVETGRSCVHPDHRSGAVINLMWAGLTRYLHLRGSRWLGGCASVPVDDGGRTVTEVWAQAQARHLSPPPLRVRPLRPWFAEPAAATPVTAAEPAGRVVVPPLLRGYLRLGAWICGAPAYDSDFGCADFYVLFSLDRMNPRYLRHFLGGEQR